One window of the Shewanella khirikhana genome contains the following:
- the rssA gene encoding patatin-like phospholipase RssA, protein MTQTRIGIALGSGAAKGWAHIGVLKALNELGVKPDRVAGCSIGALVGAAYVNGHLDALETWVRSFSSWDVLGLMDLSWRRGGLIRGEKVFDVMQSHMGVMDIETMAMPFIAVATDLYSGQEIWFREGDLRHAVRASCSMPGILPPVRQGHRWLVDGAVVNPVPVSACRALDVDVVIAVDLDGQRRSRIQALPVDLRSEAISPQEETQALAEQEGGFMDLLARGRDYVASLSDKFSLGSRDDPGMLAVMSQSMEIVQQRHKRARLMGDPPDVCLVPKVADIGTMEFHRAAEAIDAGYAAVMAQAHLIEASLGQ, encoded by the coding sequence ATGACCCAAACCCGCATTGGAATCGCCCTTGGCAGCGGCGCCGCCAAAGGCTGGGCCCATATTGGCGTGCTCAAAGCGCTGAATGAACTCGGCGTTAAACCCGACCGGGTGGCGGGCTGTTCTATCGGGGCGCTGGTTGGCGCCGCGTATGTCAACGGTCATCTGGATGCGCTTGAGACCTGGGTACGCAGTTTTTCCAGCTGGGATGTGCTGGGGCTGATGGATTTGAGTTGGCGCCGCGGCGGGCTTATTCGCGGCGAGAAGGTATTCGATGTAATGCAAAGCCACATGGGGGTGATGGACATCGAAACCATGGCCATGCCCTTTATTGCGGTGGCGACTGATCTCTACAGCGGCCAGGAGATCTGGTTTCGTGAGGGCGATTTGCGCCATGCGGTGCGCGCGTCCTGCTCTATGCCGGGGATTTTACCGCCCGTGCGTCAGGGCCATCGCTGGTTGGTGGATGGCGCTGTGGTCAATCCGGTGCCGGTATCTGCCTGTCGCGCGTTGGATGTGGATGTGGTGATTGCGGTGGATTTGGATGGTCAGCGTCGCAGCCGCATTCAGGCGTTGCCGGTTGACCTTCGCAGCGAGGCGATTTCGCCCCAGGAGGAAACCCAGGCGCTGGCCGAGCAAGAGGGCGGTTTTATGGATTTGCTGGCGCGGGGGCGGGATTATGTCGCCAGTTTGTCGGATAAGTTTTCCCTCGGCAGTCGTGACGACCCCGGGATGCTGGCGGTGATGAGCCAGTCGATGGAAATTGTCCAGCAGCGCCACAAGCGGGCACGACTGATGGGCGATCCGCCCGATGTCTGTTTGGTGCCCAAGGTAGCAGACATTGGCACCATGGAGTTTCACCGCGCCGCCGAGGCCATCGATGCCGGATATGCTGCCGTGATGGCTCAGGCTCATTTGATTGAGGCAAGCCTTGGGCAATAG